The window TAAGGGCCATCACATGAAGCGTCAATATCCGCCAATCTCGCTGCTCCAGCTGCAGGTGCTCATTGACACCAACCGCATAGATACCAGCCAACCCATAGACATCAGCACCCTGTGCAATTCGGGTTTACTTAAGCTGAAACCTGCCGAATTGGAATATGGATTCCAGCTTACAGACGACGGATTGGATAACTTTAAGGCCAAGATCAACATCGAAGTGCAGCACGCCAGCGAAGCAGTCATAGCAGccattgaaaaaaatggaggTGTTATCCGGACTGCCTACTATGATCCGCGTAGCCTTCATATGCTCGTCAACCCCAAGAAGTGGTTCCAAAAGGGAGTACCAATTCCCAGCCGGATGCTTCCTCCCCAGGATGCAGTGGACTACTACACGAACCCGAAAAACCGAGGCTATCTGGCCAATCCTGAAGAAATCAGCCAGGATCGTCTTGTGCTGGCGCAAAAGTACGGCTACGAACTGCCAAAGATTGAAAAGGATTCCGCTTACGAGATGCTCACCACCGCCAAGGATCCCAGGCAAGTGTTTTACGGACTGgaacctggctggctggtcaACATAGTGgacaaaacaataacaaagcGCAAGGATTAATACTTTCTGTTTGTTACTAtgcattttgttaaataaagaAGTGGGTTATAAAAAGCTGTATAGACTATGATACTGAAGGCCATTTTCCGTGGCCGTGTCTATTAAATTCCTTGTCTTTTCGCTCATATAAACACCTGCTTGGCCGaaagattctccataaatGGTTTGACTACTGCACTGGTGGCGAAGCAGAATATCAAACCAAATGTGATTGAGATCGGCAGAGCAGGCAGGGCCTTGCGCCAAATAGCCAGGAGCAGGAGGGTGAGGCAAAGTCCGATCAGGATGGCTACGAAGCAGGCGATAGTGGTGGTCCAGTCTCCATAGCTAGAGGCCTTGCCCACTAGTACAGAGTAGAAAATGAAGTCGCCGAGACCTAGCTTGATGCcgcctaaaaaaaataatatatattatattaatctTTTTATAAACCTTAATTCGAGGCAATATTTACGTTCTTCTTGCCCATCAGGGTGACTCTGATCTGGGGCTGTGACTGTTCGATACTCGTTGGAACGCTGAGCGTTTCCACTCTGTGTACTCTGAACCTCAATTTGTCGTCGCGCCACTCGCTCGCTTAGATTGGCAGACCATTCCTGCGTGAAGCCAGCAGCTTCagctggaaacaaaatattaaatttgaataaattcatttagcttttcaaaattctaagaTGTAGCTTTAGTAATGTTCTACTAGCAGCGCTTTAAACCATATGCCCAACATCTAAACATCAAATGAAATACGTGTAGAAACATAAAATAGACTGAAGGCTGAATAAGCAACGTACACATGGGAAAATAGTAagataaatcataaaaaatataatgcaTATGTACCGTTTCCGCgcaaattgcttttaaaagTCACAAGTGGCATACCTTCACTTGCCAGAGTGTTGCTGCCGTCCCGATTCTGGTTGTTTTGTTGAGGATGGGGTCGGGAGTTACCTGAACGTGATCCGCTGGCAACAGTGGCCTCTGGAGAAGCCAATGAGTTTTGAGTGGCCCTCGTAGTTGTGGTTGAATTGCTTGATGAGGGCGATGATGAAGCCGTAGCCTGTGATTGCTGGGGCGTATAATGGGTACCCATATATGTGTAGATAACAGTGGCTGTACAGAATAGAGATTGGttagaaaagaaagaattgGTGTAACACAAAGGTATTTTAGTTACATGAGTAGATCAAAGCAGGAAATATTTGCTCGTTTCGCTCTTGAGCCGTTTCTACCAGGATGCGTAGAGGTCCTCTTGGCGAAAGGACAGCTATGAGATCTGTTGAAgatgaaatattttaagtttgAGCTTAATCTTCTACGAGAAAAGCTTACCCCAAATGGAAATTGCAGCCAATACAGCCCAGGCCGTCCATTCCGGTAGGTATTTGATAAATACCAAAGCCATTAGGGCAGCCACAAATATGAGATATCCCTGCTGTAACCTCAGGGGACCCTGCCAATGTATGGCCATCATACCCACTACTCCAAAGTTCCACATTATCAGCAAGGCAGTGGGGTAATCCATGGGTATGTTATAGGCACGAAGAAGTTCcctaaaatttttcaatattaaattaaatattaactaGTAAATAGTAGTAATAGCCCTCTGTCTTACTCCAAATATAAGTACGTAAAGATGAAAAGAAGCATAAAGGACGAAAGAATGAGCCAGCCATGAATAATCCGGTAGCATCGTTTTTTATACAGAACTATCAGAAGAATAGTCATCACAACAACCACGCTCATAAGGATCAGGGAGTTGGCCAGGGCATTCCACAGCTTCACACTCGGTTCTGGGGAGAGCTCGTGGAAAGGCGtgtacaatctgaggaggacCAATGATTAGTATTCATAATTGAAGGATTGATTTTGAACCTACAGATAGACATCCGTACTGGAGTAGAAGCTAATCGAATTAATGGTGGCCACTACAACCAACATGCAGAGAGAGACGGGCACAAATAACTTAATCACATGCTGAGCTCCGTACTTCAGGCCTTGCTCCTCCTCTGTTTCGTTTGTGGGCGGaccaccaccgccgcctccACTCAGTCTTGAAGGGCGGGAGCCACCGGAATCCCGAACAACCACACTGGGTACTGCAAGTATGGCCTGGAACACAGAGAATCATTGTAGTTTGCTTTAGCCGGTGAACTAGTTACGTTGTGTACTTACCGCATCCGGTTGATCCTGATTGTTGGAGCCGTAGTTGTTTCGTTGGTTCTGTCGCTTTGGAGGACGCTCCAAACGCTCTGTCTCGCCGTTCACGCTGCCGTCAACAATGCCTGCGCCTTCCGCGGATGCAGACGGCGGCAAGGACGAGGCCTGGACATGGGCAGCCATGAGTGGTGTGCGTTCGTTCGCCTCCGTAGCGTTAGGCGCCGTCCACTGTGAAGCCGTAGTTGTGTGTGGAGAACTGAAAAGTTTCGGAGAGTCTTCTATAAGAGCCTAACCGTATTATTTGTAGTTATGCTTACAATGAGTGGAACTAATGTAAATATTGCAATGGAaactttcttttgttttggcaGAAAAGCGACTCATAGCCTAGAGATGGGCTACCGCAAGAGCGGCTCAGTTATCGACACAGCTggaagtttatttatttcaattattatttctatttgctttttattttaataagaaataggttttaatattttaaatttttataaaaattagcTAAAACCATAGAATTATATTAACTAGAAAAATACAACCCCTTTTTTCTACGCCCATGTTTCTTATCAATCGAACAATCGACTTATCGTTTCCACTACAAAAGATTTACGGGCACTCTATTTACATATTTCATAAGATCCgacaaacaaattaaattgttgATAAATAATTGGATTTTTACATTAAATTACATTTAGCCATGTTGCGAGCATTAAAGGGACATGTGGAATCCCCACTGATAGTTGTCACTGTAAGCTACTGCGCCAATAATGAGTTAACACCTGTCTTACTAGATTGTTTTGATTAAATAATTCATTCAGCGTGCTGCCTCTACAAATGCGGAGAAGCTGGAGGAGATCAGGGAGCGCCTGGCCAAGGGACCCAACTTCCAGGACTTTGTTCAGAATCCTGATTACTCTAAGAGTGAGTGGGAGAACTATGAAGGCAAGCTGCGTCGCGAAAAGGGTGAGGAACAGCGTTTGCGACTTCCACCCTGGCTGAAGACCACGATTCCCATGGGCAAGAACTACGCCAAGATCAAGAATCAGCTGCGAGAGCTCAAGTTATCC of the Drosophila ananassae strain 14024-0371.13 chromosome 2R, ASM1763931v2, whole genome shotgun sequence genome contains:
- the LOC6506767 gene encoding 39S ribosomal protein L15, mitochondrial gives rise to the protein MAHLRETSDKALKLLRTLPRVQIGNLRPNPNSKQNDKRGRAQHGGDKHGAGNKGSGQRQNFMRLGYETGNQPFYLRFPYEPYYKGHHMKRQYPPISLLQLQVLIDTNRIDTSQPIDISTLCNSGLLKLKPAELEYGFQLTDDGLDNFKAKINIEVQHASEAVIAAIEKNGGVIRTAYYDPRSLHMLVNPKKWFQKGVPIPSRMLPPQDAVDYYTNPKNRGYLANPEEISQDRLVLAQKYGYELPKIEKDSAYEMLTTAKDPRQVFYGLEPGWLVNIVDKTITKRKD
- the LOC6493209 gene encoding presenilin homolog isoform X1, with the protein product MAAHVQASSLPPSASAEGAGIVDGSVNGETERLERPPKRQNQRNNYGSNNQDQPDAAILAVPSVVVRDSGGSRPSRLSGGGGGGPPTNETEEEQGLKYGAQHVIKLFVPVSLCMLVVVATINSISFYSSTDVYLLYTPFHELSPEPSVKLWNALANSLILMSVVVVMTILLIVLYKKRCYRIIHGWLILSSFMLLFIFTYLYLEELLRAYNIPMDYPTALLIMWNFGVVGMMAIHWQGPLRLQQGYLIFVAALMALVFIKYLPEWTAWAVLAAISIWDLIAVLSPRGPLRILVETAQERNEQIFPALIYSSTVIYTYMGTHYTPQQSQATASSSPSSSNSTTTTRATQNSLASPEATVASGSRSGNSRPHPQQNNQNRDGSNTLASEGMPLVTFKSNLRGNAEAAGFTQEWSANLSERVARRQIEVQSTQSGNAQRSNEYRTVTAPDQSHPDGQEERGIKLGLGDFIFYSVLVGKASSYGDWTTTIACFVAILIGLCLTLLLLAIWRKALPALPISITFGLIFCFATSAVVKPFMENLSAKQVFI
- the LOC6493209 gene encoding presenilin homolog isoform X3, with the protein product MAAHVQASSLPPSASAEGAGIVDGSVNGETERLERPPKRQNQRNNYGSNNQDQPDAAILAVPSVVVRDSGGSRPSRLSGGGGGGPPTNETEEEQGLKYGAQHVIKLFVPVSLCMLVVVATINSISFYSSTDVYLLYTPFHELSPEPSVKLWNALANSLILMSVVVVMTILLIVLYKKRCYRIIHGWLILSSFMLLFIFTYLYLEELLRAYNIPMDYPTALLIMWNFGVVGMMAIHWQGPLRLQQGYLIFVAALMALVFIKYLPEWTAWAVLAAISIWDLIAVLSPRGPLRILVETAQERNEQIFPALIYSSTVIYTYMGTHYTPQQSQATASSSPSSSNSTTTTRATQNSLASPEATVASGSRSAEAAGFTQEWSANLSERVARRQIEVQSTQSGNAQRSNEYRTVTAPDQSHPDGQEERGIKLGLGDFIFYSVLVGKASSYGDWTTTIACFVAILIGLCLTLLLLAIWRKALPALPISITFGLIFCFATSAVVKPFMENLSAKQVFI
- the LOC6493209 gene encoding presenilin homolog isoform X2, which encodes MAAHVQASSLPPSASAEGAGIVDGSVNGETERLERPPKRQNQRNNYGSNNQDQPDAAILAVPSVVVRDSGGSRPSRLSGGGGGGPPTNETEEEQGLKYGAQHVIKLFVPVSLCMLVVVATINSISFYSSTDVYLLYTPFHELSPEPSVKLWNALANSLILMSVVVVMTILLIVLYKKRCYRIIHGWLILSSFMLLFIFTYLYLEELLRAYNIPMDYPTALLIMWNFGVVGMMAIHWQGPLRLQQGYLIFVAALMALVFIKYLPEWTAWAVLAAISIWDLIAVLSPRGPLRILVETAQERNEQIFPALIYSSTVIYTYMGTHYTPQQSQATASSSPSSSNSTTTTRATQNSLASPEATVASGSRSGNSRPHPQQNNQNRDGSNTLASEAEAAGFTQEWSANLSERVARRQIEVQSTQSGNAQRSNEYRTVTAPDQSHPDGQEERGIKLGLGDFIFYSVLVGKASSYGDWTTTIACFVAILIGLCLTLLLLAIWRKALPALPISITFGLIFCFATSAVVKPFMENLSAKQVFI